The nucleotide window GGGCAACAGTGCTCCCCATCCCAAGAGGACAAAGGGCGCCACGTACCGAGGCTCGACGTGAACGAGGGCGTAGATCCCCAGCCCCCCCAGCGCGGGAAGCAGCAACGGCCAATATGAGGAGATTTCGCGCAATGCCGACCCAAGACGACTACCGAAGGCGAAAAGCACCAGAACCGGAAAAAGCCATGCGCCCTGTTGTCTGCATAGCAGGTCAAAGTAAGCGTCCTTGTTCCGCCAGAGCGCCCTCGCCTGGCGCGACAGGTTGAAGGTCGGTTTCACGCCGTCATACCAATAGGACGGGTCGTACCAGAGAGGATAAGTCCCCGGCACCGGGCCGGCGAACTCAAAGACGGCCGGCTTGTCCAGGATTTGACGGGAGGGGTGAACAGGCGTGCCGGTTCCGGGCGGCAGACCTCGCCAATGGTCCCAGGGATAGATGCCGCTGACGTGAGCTGCATAATTGATCCGGCCGGAGTCGCCGAACGTCAAACGCCCCTTCTGGACGGACAGGAACGCAACATAAGGCCCGGCAGGCAATGCGAAACAGATCAGCACGACGACCACCCTGGCCGGCAATCTGCGAAACTGACCCGCTGCAAGCAGGGCCACGATAACAAACACCACTGCCATCGGCAGCATGATCGCCTTGGTCAGATAGCCGATGCTCAGGACCAGGCCGAGCGCAACGAACCACCCGATGCCCGCTTGCCCGCCTTGAAGACGAACGACGATACCTGCGGCCAAGTATACACAGACTGCAACGCACATGTCCGGGTTGACGATACGCAGGGTGATCAAGTCAAGCGATGTCCAGATGAACAGGGCGTAGCCCAGAACGAACCAGGCCCATGAAGGCAATTGCTCACCCGCGTCTGCGGCGGCGTCTCTGGCACGTGATCGGCCTCGATCCAAAATCGCAACCCATAGGAAGTGAAAACTGGCCAACGCACAGAGATAGACGGCGAAGTTCACAGCATGAGCAACGGTTGCTTCCCAATAGGGGCTCGCTCCGCTGAACATCAGGCCGACGGCCAGCAGACATGAGTAAACCGGGCTCCAATACCCGCTGACGGCATCCGACCATCGCCCGGCGCGCACCGCCTCAGCCAGGTCAAGGTAAGATATGCCGTCCGGATTCATGGTGTGGCGGTCGCCCCAGGCGTGGATAGCGCCCAGGCCAACGGCAACCAGCCAGCAGCACAAGAGCAGACCGCGTCGGAACCAGGGACTGTCGGGCCCGGTGGTTACGGCGGGTGGCAATTGACCCGGTTGATCCTCGGGAGTAGTCATGTCGTCCCATAACATCGGTCGACCGTCAGCCTGAGTATTGCTGTCCGCCGGAAATCTTGCCCCGCCAGCGACGTCCCATAACAATGAACGGCCATCGGGCTGCTGCTGCCGACCAACGTCCAGGTCGAGCGGCTGATCGGCCTTCGGAGGATGCGATGTCCTTGCCAATGCCAACAAGCGAGGTTCTGGCCGCGATTCGAAGCGGCTGCGTGATTCCTGCTCATCCGCTCGCCTTGAACGCGAAGCGAACGCTGGACGAACGGCGGCAGAGAGCTCTGACTCGCTACTATCTGGCGGCCGGTGCCGGTGGTGTCGCGGTGGGCGTTCATACGACCCAATTCGCGATCCGGCATCCTTCAATCGGACTGCTTCGGCCGGTGTTGGAGTTGGCGAGCGAGGAAGTGAACCGTTTCACACGAACAGGCGGCAAATCCGCGATCATCAAGATCGCGGGCATCTGCGGCGAGACCCGCCAGGCCGTCGAAGAGGCGCAACTCGCCCGCGAACTGGGTTACGACATCGGCCTGTTGAGCCTCTCGGCCATGAAGGATCGTTCGCTTGAGGAGATGGTCCGGCACGCCCGGGCCGTAGCAGAGGTCTTGCCCATCATGGGCTTTTATCTTCAGCCGGCCGTCGGCGGACGCGTGCTGCCTTTCGCCTTCTGGCGGCGCTTGGCCGAGATTGACAACTTGGTCGCGATCAAGATTGCCCCCTTCAATCGCTACCAGACGCTCGATGTTGTTCGGGCCGTGGCCGAGAGCGGTCGAGCGGACCAAGTGGCCCTTTACACGGGCAACGACGACAACATCATTGCTGATCTCTTGACCGCCTGCCGAATGAATCACGGCGGGCGGCAGGTGACGCTGCGGATTGTGGGCGGCTTGCTCGGGCACTGGGCGGTGTGGACGCGGCGGGCCGTCGAGCAGCTCGACGCCATTCGACGCCTGATCGCGGGTCACCCGGAGCCCGCCGGCAGCCCTTATGCCGGAATGACCATCGCAGACTGGTTGCGACAGGGCATTGAGGTGACCGACGCTAACGCCGCGCTCTTCGATGCGGCCAACAGCTTTGCCGGTTGTATTGCCGGCCTCCACGAGGTCCTTCGCCGTCAGGGTTTGCTTGAAGGGCGATGGTGCATCGATCCGGCCGAGGATCTGTCTCCGGGCCAGGCTGAGGAGATCGATCGCGTTTACGCCGCCTATCCTCATCTCAACGATGATGCCTTCGTCGCCGCTCACCGCGATAAATGGCTGAGCGGATAGCAGCAATCGCGATGTCGCGTGACCGCGGGAATGTGGGGCAACTGCTCGGACGAAGCATCGCTGCAAGCCTGGTTCATGTTGCCTCTGGCCGCACCTCTGGCGTCCGGGAGCGTTTTGCCCTATAATATGGGTGTGCTCGCTTCTTTCAGTTGTGATGCAATAAATGAGCGGGTTACGGAAAGGGCGGCGATCGTGATTCAGATCAGCAGTGGTGTTGGCATCAGCGAATGTGAACTGAGATTCTCCTTTGACCGGAGTCCCGGCCCAGGCGGGCAGAACGTCAACAAGGTCAACACCCGGGTGACGCTTGAGTTCGATGTCGACCGGAGCATGTCATTGACCGTTGCGCAGCGAACCCAGATCCGTCGCGCCTTGGCGAGCCGGATCGGGCAGGATGGCATTCTCCGCGTGGTTTCCAGCAAAGAGCGGACACAACTCGGCAACCGCCGGGCCGCCGTCAACCGCTTCATCGAGCTGCTCGGTGCTGCTTTCCACGCCCCCAAGCCCCGGCGCAAGACCTCGCCTCCGGCCTCGGCCAACCGCCAGCGCCTGGAGGTAAAAGCCAAACGCAGCCAACTCAAACGCTCGCGCTCGGCCGAGATAGCGGTCGGAGAAGAATGACCGCGCGTGCCCGTCGGCGCTTGCTCGGGTGCAACTCCGGATTATCCAAGGGATGAACGAGCACGTCTTCTCAGAGCGGTCCTGCCGGGTGTCGAAACGCGGTACGGCAGAGAGGTGACCTCACTCGTCCGCCACACAAGTGTCGTAAAACTCAACGAAGTTGTTGCGGCCGTTGCCGCTCAGCATCTTGATCGCCGACCTTGGATGCTGGTTGAGTTGCCCGGTGATGATGTATGGCACCATGGGGCCCCACTCCACCGCCTTGCGCATCGGCTCGACATGGTCCTGCAGCAGCTTGAGTATCGGTCTGAGCCGGAATTTCGGGTTCCGAAGGAAACCGATCAGCAGTTCCATCGGGCAGTTGCCCGCCCCTCGACCGAGACCGCCCATCGTCGCGTCGATCCGGTTCGCCCCATGGATGATCGCCTCTATGGTGTTGGCGAACGCCAACTGCTGGTTGTTGTGGGCGTGAATGCCGACTTCCTTGCCGGTTCCATTCAGGTAAGACTTATACTTCTTAACCAAAATCTCAATTTGCTCGGCATAAAGGCTGCCAAAACTGTCAACAACCACGATTGTGGAAGCCGGTGACGCGGCCAGCACCTCGAGTGCCTGGTCCAGATCGGGTTCCTGCACCGTCGACACGGCCATCAGGTTACAGGTAACCTCATAGCCCTTGTCGTATGCGTCATTGATCATGGCCACGGCCGTGGGAATCTGGTGGACGTACGTAGCGACGCGCACCACGTCGATCACGCTTTCGTCCTTTGGGAGGATGTCCTCCTTGTAGTCGCACTTGTCCGCATCGGCCATGACGGCCAGTTTCACGTCGGTCTCG belongs to Phycisphaerae bacterium and includes:
- the arfB gene encoding alternative ribosome rescue aminoacyl-tRNA hydrolase ArfB → MTAGMWGNCSDEASLQAWFMLPLAAPLASGSVLPYNMGVLASFSCDAINERVTERAAIVIQISSGVGISECELRFSFDRSPGPGGQNVNKVNTRVTLEFDVDRSMSLTVAQRTQIRRALASRIGQDGILRVVSSKERTQLGNRRAAVNRFIELLGAAFHAPKPRRKTSPPASANRQRLEVKAKRSQLKRSRSAEIAVGEE
- a CDS encoding aldolase catalytic domain-containing protein; translated protein: MKAPWITYRPELKVLDCTIRDGGLINDHQWDEKFVKAVYQTCVEAGIDYMEIGYKASKKLFARDKFGDWKFCDEDDLRRVVGDNETDVKLAVMADADKCDYKEDILPKDESVIDVVRVATYVHQIPTAVAMINDAYDKGYEVTCNLMAVSTVQEPDLDQALEVLAASPASTIVVVDSFGSLYAEQIEILVKKYKSYLNGTGKEVGIHAHNNQQLAFANTIEAIIHGANRIDATMGGLGRGAGNCPMELLIGFLRNPKFRLRPILKLLQDHVEPMRKAVEWGPMVPYIITGQLNQHPRSAIKMLSGNGRNNFVEFYDTCVADE
- a CDS encoding dihydrodipicolinate synthase family protein, which gives rise to MSLPMPTSEVLAAIRSGCVIPAHPLALNAKRTLDERRQRALTRYYLAAGAGGVAVGVHTTQFAIRHPSIGLLRPVLELASEEVNRFTRTGGKSAIIKIAGICGETRQAVEEAQLARELGYDIGLLSLSAMKDRSLEEMVRHARAVAEVLPIMGFYLQPAVGGRVLPFAFWRRLAEIDNLVAIKIAPFNRYQTLDVVRAVAESGRADQVALYTGNDDNIIADLLTACRMNHGGRQVTLRIVGGLLGHWAVWTRRAVEQLDAIRRLIAGHPEPAGSPYAGMTIADWLRQGIEVTDANAALFDAANSFAGCIAGLHEVLRRQGLLEGRWCIDPAEDLSPGQAEEIDRVYAAYPHLNDDAFVAAHRDKWLSG